In Raphanus sativus cultivar WK10039 chromosome 5, ASM80110v3, whole genome shotgun sequence, the following proteins share a genomic window:
- the LOC108805387 gene encoding DNA gyrase subunit B, chloroplastic isoform X2, translated as MIKFQLAKVLSHRLVLRNAVSPRSFMSSTMDTDALHESSTSKDYSSEHIQVLEGLDPVRKRPGMYIGSTGSRGLHHLVYEILDNAIDEAQAGFASKIDVVLHADGSVSIADNGRGIPTDLHPATRKSALETVLTVLHAGGKFGGKSSGYSVSGGLHGVGLSVVNALSEELEVIVRRDGMEFQHKYSRGKPITTLTCHVLPPESRGTQGTCIRFWPDKEVFTTAIQFDHNTIAGRIRELAFLNPKVTISLKKEDDDPERDLYSEYFYAGGLIEYVSWLNTDKKPLHDVLGFRKEINGTTVDVALQWCSDAYSDTMLGYANSIRTIDGGTHIEGVKASLTRTLNSLAKKLKVIKEKDISLSGEHVREGLTCIVSVKVPDPEFEGQTKTRLGNPEVRKIVDQSLQEYLTEYLELHPDVLESIISKSLNAYKAALAAKRARELVRSKSILKSSSLPGKLADCSSTDPAESEIFIVEGDSAGGSAKQGRDRRFQAILPLRGKILNIERKDEAAMYKNEEIQNLILGLGLGVKGEDFNMENLRYHKIIILTDADVDGAHIRTLLLTFFFRYQRALFDAGCIYVGVPPLFKVERGKQAHYCYDEAALKQVIASFPGNASYNIQRFKGLGEMMPEQLWETTMNPDTRILKQLVVDDAAETNVVFSSLMGARVDVRKELIKSAATRINLEHLDI; from the exons AT GATAAAGTTCCAGTTAGCCAAGGTTTTGAGTCATAGACTTGTACTAAGAAATGCAGTCTCGCCAAGGTCCTTTATGTCATCCACCATGGACACTGATGCTCTCCATGAGAGCTCCACCTCTAAGGATTACAGCTCCGAGCACATTCAA GTGTTGGAAGGCTTAGACCCTGTCAGGAAAAGACCTGGGATGTATATTGGTAGCACTGGATCTCGTGGTTTGCATCATCTG GTTTATGAGATACTTGACAACGCAATTGACGAGGCACAAGCTGGTTTTGCTTCAAAGATTGATGTTGTTTTACATGCAGATGGTTCAGTCAGCATTGCAGATAATGGACGTGGG ATACCTACGGACTTGCATCCCGCAACGAGAAAATCTGCTTTGGAGACTGTCCTCACG gTCTTACACGCAGGGGGTAAGTTTGGTGGCAAGAGTAGCGGTTACAGCGTGTCTGGTGGATTGCATGGTGTAGGTTTATCGGTAGTTAATGCTTTGTCAGAG GAATTGGAGGTTATTGTTCGCAGAGATGGGATGGAGTTCCAGCATAAGTATTCTCGTGGAAAGCCCATAACAACACTTACATGTCATGTCCTCCCACCAGAGTCAAGGGGCACTCAAGGGACATGCATCAGGTTTTGGCCTGACAAAGAAG TATTCACAACTGCAATTCAGTTTGATCACAACACTATTGCTGGAAGAATTAGGGAGCTTGCTTTTCTAAATCCAAAG GTTACAATCTCTCTGAAAAAGGAGGATGATGATCCAGAAAGGGATCTGTATAGTGAATATTTTTATGCTGGAGGACTAATTGAATATGTTAGCTGGCTAAATACTGATAAG AAACCGCTCCATGATGTGCTGGGTTTCAGGAAAGAGATAAATGGCACCACCGTTGACGTTGCACTTCAGTG GTGCTCAGATGCCTATTCAGACACGATGCTGGGATACGCGAATAGTATTCGCACTATTGATGGTGGCACACATATAGAAGGTGTGAAGGCTTCGTTAACAAGAACTCTGAATAGCCTCGCAAAAAAGTTAAAGGTTATCAAG GAGAAGGATATTAGCTTAAGTGGGGAACATGTTAGGGAGGGATTGACCTGCATTGTCTCAGTCAAAGTTCCTGATCCTGAGTTTGAAGGTCAAACAAAG ACGAGACTAGGGAATCCAGAGGTGAGAAAAATTGTTGACCAATCACTCCAGGAGTATCTTACGGAGTACTTGGAATTGCATCCAGATGTTCTTGAAAGCATCATTTCCAAATCTTTGAATGCTTACAAG GCTGCTCTTGCTGCCAAGAGGGCTAGGGAGTTGGTCAGATCAAAAAGCATTTTGAAGTCATCCTCACTTCCTGGGAAACTGGCTGATTGCTCATCTACTGATCCTGCAGAATCTG AGATTTTTATAGTGGAAGGAGATTCAGCTGGTGGCAGCGCAAAACAGGGTCGTGACAGGCGTTTCCAG GCGATTCTTCCTTTAAGAggtaaaattttgaatatagaGAGAAAGGATGAAGCAGCCATGTACAAGAACgaagaaattcaaaatctaaTTCTTGGTCTTGGCCTTGGTGTGAAG GGAGAAGACTTTAACATGGAGAATTTGCGTTACCATAAGATTATCATATTAACAGACGCAGATGTTGATGGTGCACATATCCGGACACTTCTGTTGACATTTTTCTTCAGATATCAG AGAGCCTTGTTTGACGCGGGTTGCATATACGTTGGTGTTCCACCTCTTTTCAAG GTTGAGAGGGGGAAACAGGCGCATTACTGCTATGACGAGGCGGCTCTTAAACAAGTTATCGCTTCTTTCCCTGGAAATGCATCCTACAACATTCAGAGGTTCAAAG GTTTGGGTGAGATGATGCCTGAGCAGTTATGGGAAACAACAATGAATCCAGATACAAGGATACTGAAGCAACTAGTTGTTGATGACGCAGCAGAAACAAATGTGGTCTTCTCATCTCTCATGGGTGCTAGG GTTGATGTCAGGAAGGAACTCATCAAAAGCGCTGCGACTAGAATCAATCTGGAGCATCTTGACATATAA
- the LOC108862409 gene encoding tubulin-folding cofactor B codes for MATSRLQMEGDDSVLLHVTHSNLKSFAADVRFSPQMNVEAVKEKLWKKCGTSVNAMALELYDESGSKVALLSDDSRPLGFYSPFDGFRLHIVDLDPSSVTTGGWLEDTSLVEKYTISEEDYAKRTDSFRKFKEKRVSQNPAASEVKTKEDFMEDLCADIKVGDRCQVEPGEKRGVVKYVGRAESLGPGYWVGIQYDEPLGKHDGLVKGTRLFECPQLHGGVVRPDKVKVGDYPERDPFEEDEI; via the exons ATGGCGACTTCGCGATTACAGATGGAAGGAGATGACTCTGTACTTTTGCACGTAACTCACTCCAACCTCAAGAGCTTCGCTGCCGATGTTCGTTTCTCTCCGCAA ATGAATGTGGAAGCTGTGAAAGAAAAGCTATGGAAAAAATGTGGGACATCTGTGAATGCTATGGCTTTGGAGCTTTATGATGAAAGTGGCTCAAAGGTTGCACTTCTCAGTGATGATTCAAGACCACTCGGTTTCTACTCCCCTTTTGATGG GTTTCGGTTACACATAGTTGATCTTGACCCCTCCTCTGTCACAACTGGAGGCTGGCTTGAAGATACTTCATTGGTTGAGAAGTATACTATTTCAGAAGAGGACTATGCTAAACGAactg ACAGTTTTAGGAAATTCAAAGAGAAAAGAGTGTCTCAGAATCCTGCTGCTTCTGAGGTTAAG ACGAAGGAGGACTTCATGGAAGATCTATGTGCAGATATCAAG GTGGGAGATAGATGCCAAGTTGAGCCCGGGGAGAAAAGAGGAGTGGTCAAATACGTTGGACGAGCAGAGTCTTTGGGTCCTGGCTATTGGGTTGGAATCCAGTATGATGAACCACTTGGCAAACACGATGGCTT GGTGAAAGGAACAAGATTATTTGAATGCCCTCAGCTTCATGGTGGTGTGGTCCGGCCAGACAAAGTAAAG GTTGGCGATTATCCCGAAAGAGACCCCTTCGAGGAAGATGAAATATAA
- the LOC108856178 gene encoding uncharacterized protein LOC108856178 — protein sequence MSSGTVRRVSRQDIQLVQNLIERCLQLYMNQKEVVETLLEQAKIEPGFTELVWQKLEEENREFFKAYYLRLMVKHQIMEFNKLLEQQVHHMQQMHPTGLTSSVQNTNGPHIQSMNQKQLGYASEHTDQSLKSNAHHHPMPSNLSNAYLNGSSTLNTNVSPSVNISTTTHARRADASPPNMISSQTTNMPPMMQGMNGGGGGMIKSETAFANPASFMYGGGGERNALDGHSAVRETPITSFSNESNNNNNQQPLGDTLLDAEASTFGFLGQIPRNFSLSDLTADFSQSSEILESYDKSPFLVPDSETFLDSCDRGEYQGDNKRLDTISEGFSYDNLGSE from the exons atGTCAAGTGGAACAGTGAGAAGGGTCTCTCGTCAAGATATACAACTG GTTCAAAACCTTATAGAACGATGCCTTCAACTTTACATGAATCAGAAAGAAGTCGTGGAAACTTTACTGGAGCAAGCTAAAATCGAACCTGGTTTCACAGAACTAG TTTGGCAGAAGCTTGAAGAAGAGAACCGTGAGTTTTTCAAGGCTTACTATCTTAGGCTGATGGTGAAACACCAGATCATGGAATTCAACAAGCTCCTTGAGCAGCAGGTTCACCATATGCAGCAGATGCATCCAACTGGACTTACCTCTTCCGTCCAGAACACAAACGGTCCCCACATCCAATCAA TGAATCAGAAACAGTTGGGGTATGCCTCTGAACACACTGATCAATCGTTGAAGTCCAATGCACATCATCACCCTATGCCCTCGAATCTGTCTAACGCATACCTCAACGGCTCTTCAACACTCAACACAAACGTGTCCCCATCTGTGAACATATCAACAACAACCCACGCTAGGAGAGCTGACGCTTCTCCACCGAACATGATCTCATCGCAGACCACAAACATGCCACCTATGATGCAAGGGATGAATGGCGGAGGAGGAGGGATGATCAAGTCTGAGACTGCCTTTGCAAACCCTGCTTCGTTCatgtatggtggtggtggtgaacGGAACGCCTTAGATGGACACTCCGCTGTTAGAGAAACTCCGATCACATCTTTCAGTAACGAgtccaacaacaacaacaaccaacAGCCACTCGGTGATACGCTTCTTGACGCAGAAGCTTCTACTTTTGGGTTCTTAGGTCAAATCCCTAGGAACTTCAGCCTCTCTGATTTGACAGCCGATTTTTCGCAGAGCTCAG AGATTCTGGAGAGCTATGATAAATCACCCTTCCTTGTGCCGGATTCTGAAACCTTCCTGGACTCCTGCGACAGGGGAGAATATCAAG GAGACAACAAGAGATTGGATACCATATCTGAAGGTTTCAGTTATGACAACCTCGGGAGCGAGTAG
- the LOC108857830 gene encoding reticulon-like protein B8: MPEKNILEDALGDLVDNLTDAVQKNKQDTVASRFNRLFGREKPIHHVLGGGRSADVLLWRNKKISAGFLMGATAIWVLFEWINFHFLSLVCYGLLLGMIGQFVWCNASGFLNRSQSRVPRLVLPKDFFADVGVTIGTEVNRGLLFLQDLSCRGNLKQFLMAVLGLWVAAIIGSCCNFLTVLYIGFVGAHTMPVVYERYEDEVDGFVDSLLMKFHSHYKKIDSGFLSRIPSGKFGLKKHD; encoded by the exons ATGCCTGAGAAGAACATCCTAGAGGACGCCTTGGGGGACTTGGTGGATAACTTGACGGATGCAGTTCAGAAGAACAAACAAGATACCGTCGCTTCTCGTTTCAACCGTTTGTTCGGTCGCGAGAAACCGATCCATCATGTCTTAGGCGGTGGCAGAT CTGCTGATGTGTTGTTGTGGAGGAACAAGAAGATCTCCGCAGGTTTTCTGATGGGAGCTACTGCAATCTGGGTGCTTTTCGAGTGGATCAACTTCCATTTCCTGTCTCTCGTTTGTTACGGTCTCTTGCTTGGTATGATCGGTCAGTTCGTTTGGTGCAATGCCTCAGGGTTCCTAAACCG CTCACAGTCTAGAGTGCCTCGCCTTGTTCTTCCAAAAGATTTCTTCGCTGATGTGGGTGTGACCATTGGCACAGAGGTTAACCGCGGTTTGTTGTTTCTTCAGGACTTGTCTTGTAGAGGGAACTTAAAACAGTTCCTCATG GCTGTGCTTGGACTGTGGGTAGCTGCAATAATAGGGAGCTGTTGCAACTTCCTAACTGTTCTGTACATTG gGTTTGTGGGAGCTCACACAATGCCGGTAGTGTATGAGAGATATGAAGACGAAGTGGATGGTTTTGTGGACTCTCTTCTAATGAAGTTTCATAGTCACTACAAGAAGATTGATTCTGGTTTTCTCAGTCGAATCCCAAGTGGGAAGTTCGGGTTGAAGAAGCATGACTAA
- the LOC108862408 gene encoding lycopene beta cyclase, chloroplastic, which yields MDTLLRTPNKLEFFIPQFHGFERLSSNGPNPSRVKLGLKKRAIKSVSSSTSSALLDLVPETKKENLDFDLPLYDTSLNKLVDLAIVGGGPAGLAVAQQVSEAGLSVCSIDPSPKLIWPNNYGVWVDEFEAMDLLDCLDTTWSGAVVYINDGAEKDLSRPYGRVNRKQLKSKMLQKCIANGVRFHQAKVTDVVHEEINSTVVCSDGVKIQASVVLDATGFSRCLVKYDKPYNPGYQVAYGIVAEVDGHPFDVDKMVFMDWRDKHLDPYPEVKERNSKIPTFLYAMPFSSNRIFLEETSLVARPGLRMEDIQERMVARLKHLDINVKRIEEDERCVIPMGGPLPVLPQRVVGIGGTAGMVHPSTGYMVARTLAAAPIVANAIVRYLGSTKGDQLSAEVWRDLWPIERRRQREFFCFGMDILLKLDLDATRRFFDAFFDLEPRYWHGFLSSRLFLPDLVFFGLSLFSHASNTSRLEIMTKGTVPLAKMINNLVKDRD from the coding sequence ATGGATACTCTTTTGAGAACACCCAACAAGCTCGAATTTTTCATCCCTCAGTTTCATGGGTTTGAGAGATTAAGCAGTAACGGTCCAAACCCTTCAAGGGTTAAGCTTGGTCTCAAGAAAAGGGCAATCAAAAGCGTTAGCAGTAGTACAAGTAGTGCTCTGTTAGAtcttgttcctgaaaccaagAAGGAGAATCTCGACTTTGATCTCCCCTTATACGACACTTCCCTCAACAAACTCGTCGACCTAGCCATCGTCGGCGGCGGTCCCGCTGGTTTAGCCGTGGCTCAGCAGGTCTCCGAGGCTGGACTCTCCGTCTGCTCCATCGACCCTTCTCCCAAGCTCATCTGGCCTAACAACTACGGAGTCTGGGTCGACGAGTTCGAAGCCATGGACTTGCTCGACTGCCTCGACACCACTTGGTCCGGCGCCGTCGTCTACATCAACGACGGCGCCGAGAAGGATCTGAGCAGGCCTTACGGGAGAGTCAACCGTAAACAGCTCAAATCCAAGATGCTTCAGAAATGCATCGCCAACGGCGTTAGGTTTCATCAGGCCAAGGTCACTGACGTTGTTCATGAGGAGATTAACTCCACTGTGGTGTGCAGTGACGGTGTGAAGATTCAGGCTTCTGTTGTTCTTGACGCTACTGGGTTttcaagatgcttggtgaagtatGATAAGCCTTATAACCCTGGGTATCAAGTGGCGTATGGGATAGTGGCTGAAGTCGATGGACACCCGTTTGATGTGGACAAGATGGTGTTCATGGACTGGAGAGATAAGCATCTTGATCCGTACCCTGAGGTTAAAGAACGGAACAGCAAGATCCCTACGTTCTTGTACGCAATGCCGTTTTCTTCCAACAGAATATTTCTTGAAGAGACGTCTCTGGTTGCTAGGCCGGGCTTGAGGATGGAAGACATCCAAGAGAGAATGGTTGCTAGGCTTAAACATTTGGATATCAACGTGAAAAGGATTGAAGAAGACGAGCGTTGTGTGATCCCCATGGGAGGTCCTTTACCGGTCTTGCCTCAGCGTGTAGTCGGCATTGGAGGTACGGCGGGGATGGTGCATCCTTCTACAGGTTACATGGTGGCTAGGACTCTTGCGGCTGCGCCGATAGTTGCAAACGCTATAGTGAGGTACCTTGGTTCTACTAAAGGAGATCAGCTATCGGCTGAGGTGTGGAGAGACTTGTGGCCTATAGAGAGGAGGAGACAGAGGGAGTTCTTCTGTTTTGGGATGGATATACTGCTGAAGCTTGATTTGGATGCTACTAGGAGGTTCTTTGATGCGTTCTTTGACCTGGAGCCGCGTTACTGGCATGGTTTCTTGTCGTCGAGGCTGTTTCTTCCGGACCTGGTGTTCTTTGGGTTGTCGCTCTTCTCGCATGCTTCTAATACCTCGAGGTTGGAGATCATGACTAAGGGAACTGTTCCTCTTGCTAAGATGATCAACAATCTGGTAAAAGATAGAGACTAA
- the LOC108862410 gene encoding uncharacterized protein LOC108862410, translating to MAEDFSVVVLASDLGIDARPFLTRSDEIDEQENWHDCPQYLGDDEDFSDLDLLHFFTLQGSDKSGNRIFRVVGKYFPARVVSAERLKKYIFQKISNECPEGPFCLVYMHSTVQKDENSPGITILRWIYEDLPSEIKDRLQVVYFIHPGLRSRLVIATLGRLLLTGGLYWKIKYVSRLQYLWEEIKKGEVEVPDFVNNHDNVLEHRPLTDYGIEPDPFHLTEVQSSSFSLNRELNQYENRWVS from the exons ATGGCAGAAGACTTCTCGGTGGTAGTCTTAGCTTCCGATCTAGGTATCGACGCTCGACCGTTCTTAACGAGAAGCGATGAGATCGATGAGCAAGAGAACTGGCACGACTGTCCTCAATACCTCGGCGACGACGAAGACTTCTCCGATCTCGATCTCCTCCACTTCTTCACCCTCCAAGGCTCCGATAAGTCCGGTAACCGGATCTTCCGCGTCGTCGGAAAGTACTTTCCTG CTCGTGTGGTGAGTGCAGAGAGGCTGAAGAAGTATATATTCCAGAAGATAAGCAACGAGTGTCCAGAGGGACCTTTCTGCTTGGTTTACATGCATAGCACGGTTCAAAAGGACGAGAACTCACCGGGGATTACCATCTTGAGATGGATCTACGAGGATCTTCCTTCCGAGATCAAAGACAGACTCCAAGTTGTTTACTTTATACACCCTGGTCTTCGTTCGAGACTTGTCATCGCCACTCTCGGTCGCCTTCTTCTAACCGGAGG ACTGTACTGGAAGATTAAGTATGTGAGCAGGTTGCAGTATCTGTGGGAGGAGATAAAGAAAGGGGAGGTGGAAGTTCCTGATTTTGTGAACAACCATGATAATGTGCTTGAGCATAGACCGTTGACGGACTATGGAATCGAACCGGATCCTTTTCATTTAACCGAGGTTCAGTCTTCTTCGTTCTCACTCAACAGAGAACTCAACCAGTACGAGAATAGATGGGTCTCATAG
- the LOC108805387 gene encoding DNA gyrase subunit B, chloroplastic isoform X1: MALLQRPPSYLHIYFRLMASRPRLFSHSLCPSLHRHSSSLSSSAPRIKFQLAKVLSHRLVLRNAVSPRSFMSSTMDTDALHESSTSKDYSSEHIQVLEGLDPVRKRPGMYIGSTGSRGLHHLVYEILDNAIDEAQAGFASKIDVVLHADGSVSIADNGRGIPTDLHPATRKSALETVLTVLHAGGKFGGKSSGYSVSGGLHGVGLSVVNALSEELEVIVRRDGMEFQHKYSRGKPITTLTCHVLPPESRGTQGTCIRFWPDKEVFTTAIQFDHNTIAGRIRELAFLNPKVTISLKKEDDDPERDLYSEYFYAGGLIEYVSWLNTDKKPLHDVLGFRKEINGTTVDVALQWCSDAYSDTMLGYANSIRTIDGGTHIEGVKASLTRTLNSLAKKLKVIKEKDISLSGEHVREGLTCIVSVKVPDPEFEGQTKTRLGNPEVRKIVDQSLQEYLTEYLELHPDVLESIISKSLNAYKAALAAKRARELVRSKSILKSSSLPGKLADCSSTDPAESEIFIVEGDSAGGSAKQGRDRRFQAILPLRGKILNIERKDEAAMYKNEEIQNLILGLGLGVKGEDFNMENLRYHKIIILTDADVDGAHIRTLLLTFFFRYQRALFDAGCIYVGVPPLFKVERGKQAHYCYDEAALKQVIASFPGNASYNIQRFKGLGEMMPEQLWETTMNPDTRILKQLVVDDAAETNVVFSSLMGARVDVRKELIKSAATRINLEHLDI; encoded by the exons ATGGCTCTTCTTCAGAGACCACCTTCTTATCTTCACATCTATTTTCGCCTCATGGCTTCTCGTCCTCGTCTCTTCTCTCACTCTCTATGCCCCTCACTTCACCGTCACTCCTCGTCTCTCTCCTCTTCAGCCCCCAG GATAAAGTTCCAGTTAGCCAAGGTTTTGAGTCATAGACTTGTACTAAGAAATGCAGTCTCGCCAAGGTCCTTTATGTCATCCACCATGGACACTGATGCTCTCCATGAGAGCTCCACCTCTAAGGATTACAGCTCCGAGCACATTCAA GTGTTGGAAGGCTTAGACCCTGTCAGGAAAAGACCTGGGATGTATATTGGTAGCACTGGATCTCGTGGTTTGCATCATCTG GTTTATGAGATACTTGACAACGCAATTGACGAGGCACAAGCTGGTTTTGCTTCAAAGATTGATGTTGTTTTACATGCAGATGGTTCAGTCAGCATTGCAGATAATGGACGTGGG ATACCTACGGACTTGCATCCCGCAACGAGAAAATCTGCTTTGGAGACTGTCCTCACG gTCTTACACGCAGGGGGTAAGTTTGGTGGCAAGAGTAGCGGTTACAGCGTGTCTGGTGGATTGCATGGTGTAGGTTTATCGGTAGTTAATGCTTTGTCAGAG GAATTGGAGGTTATTGTTCGCAGAGATGGGATGGAGTTCCAGCATAAGTATTCTCGTGGAAAGCCCATAACAACACTTACATGTCATGTCCTCCCACCAGAGTCAAGGGGCACTCAAGGGACATGCATCAGGTTTTGGCCTGACAAAGAAG TATTCACAACTGCAATTCAGTTTGATCACAACACTATTGCTGGAAGAATTAGGGAGCTTGCTTTTCTAAATCCAAAG GTTACAATCTCTCTGAAAAAGGAGGATGATGATCCAGAAAGGGATCTGTATAGTGAATATTTTTATGCTGGAGGACTAATTGAATATGTTAGCTGGCTAAATACTGATAAG AAACCGCTCCATGATGTGCTGGGTTTCAGGAAAGAGATAAATGGCACCACCGTTGACGTTGCACTTCAGTG GTGCTCAGATGCCTATTCAGACACGATGCTGGGATACGCGAATAGTATTCGCACTATTGATGGTGGCACACATATAGAAGGTGTGAAGGCTTCGTTAACAAGAACTCTGAATAGCCTCGCAAAAAAGTTAAAGGTTATCAAG GAGAAGGATATTAGCTTAAGTGGGGAACATGTTAGGGAGGGATTGACCTGCATTGTCTCAGTCAAAGTTCCTGATCCTGAGTTTGAAGGTCAAACAAAG ACGAGACTAGGGAATCCAGAGGTGAGAAAAATTGTTGACCAATCACTCCAGGAGTATCTTACGGAGTACTTGGAATTGCATCCAGATGTTCTTGAAAGCATCATTTCCAAATCTTTGAATGCTTACAAG GCTGCTCTTGCTGCCAAGAGGGCTAGGGAGTTGGTCAGATCAAAAAGCATTTTGAAGTCATCCTCACTTCCTGGGAAACTGGCTGATTGCTCATCTACTGATCCTGCAGAATCTG AGATTTTTATAGTGGAAGGAGATTCAGCTGGTGGCAGCGCAAAACAGGGTCGTGACAGGCGTTTCCAG GCGATTCTTCCTTTAAGAggtaaaattttgaatatagaGAGAAAGGATGAAGCAGCCATGTACAAGAACgaagaaattcaaaatctaaTTCTTGGTCTTGGCCTTGGTGTGAAG GGAGAAGACTTTAACATGGAGAATTTGCGTTACCATAAGATTATCATATTAACAGACGCAGATGTTGATGGTGCACATATCCGGACACTTCTGTTGACATTTTTCTTCAGATATCAG AGAGCCTTGTTTGACGCGGGTTGCATATACGTTGGTGTTCCACCTCTTTTCAAG GTTGAGAGGGGGAAACAGGCGCATTACTGCTATGACGAGGCGGCTCTTAAACAAGTTATCGCTTCTTTCCCTGGAAATGCATCCTACAACATTCAGAGGTTCAAAG GTTTGGGTGAGATGATGCCTGAGCAGTTATGGGAAACAACAATGAATCCAGATACAAGGATACTGAAGCAACTAGTTGTTGATGACGCAGCAGAAACAAATGTGGTCTTCTCATCTCTCATGGGTGCTAGG GTTGATGTCAGGAAGGAACTCATCAAAAGCGCTGCGACTAGAATCAATCTGGAGCATCTTGACATATAA
- the LOC108862407 gene encoding probable methyltransferase PMT6: protein MGRGYNVFGATRSGKTILVALFLTVGSFYAGSLFGNNEPIHLSQSALFKFSNKIELTYRTSPPPLVIPETGMNVCPSKFNEYLPCHNVTYVRQLSLNVSRREDLERHCPPLEQRLFCLVPPPKDYKIPLRWPTSRDYVWRSNVNHTHLARVNGGQSWVQEHGDKFWWFPGGGTHFKHGASEYIQRLGDMVTNETGDLRSAGVVQVLDVGCGVASFAAYLLPLGIQTMSFAPNDAHENQIQFSLERGIGAMISAVATKQLPYPSASFEMVHCSRCRVDWHANDGILLKEVHRLLRPNGYFVYTSPPAYRKDKEYPVIWDKLVNLANSMCWKLVSRKVQTAIWVKEENVECLKKNAEVKLISLCDVEDVLKPSWQVPLRDCVQISGHTEKRPSSLAERLSKYPETLRNIGISEDEYTSDTVFWREQVKHYWRFMNVNETEVRNVMDMNAFIGGFAAAMNSYPVWVMNIVPATMNETLSGVFERGLTGAFHDWCEPFSTYPRTYDLLHANHVISHYQSRGDGCLLEDIMLEMDRMIRPQGFIIIRDEEPVTSRIRDLAPNYLWEVKTHQLENKLNKTETVLFCRKRFWAII, encoded by the exons ATGGGAAGAGGTTATAATGTGTTCGGTGCAACGAGATCGGGGAAGACGATACTAGTTGCTCTCTTTCTAACGGTTGGATCATTTTACGCCGGCTCTCTCTTCGGCAACAACGAACCCATCCACCTCTCTCAATCTG CTCTCTTCAAGTTCTCAAACAAGATCGAGCTCACTTACCGAACATCACCACCACCGCTAGTCATACCTGAAACCGGGATGAACGTGTGTCCCTCAAAGTTCAACGAGTATCTCCCTTGCCACAACGTCACATACGTGCGCCAGCTGAGCTTGAACGTCTCTAGAAGAGAAGATCTCGAGAGGCACTGCCCGCCGCTCGAGCAGCGCCTCTTCTGCTTGGTGCCTCCACCGAAAGATTACAAGATACCTTTGAGATGGCCAACTAGTAGAGACTACGTGTGGAGAAGCAATGTGAATCACACACATCTTGCTCGTGTTAACGGTGGACAAAGCTGGGTACAGGAACATGGAGATAAGTTTTGGTGGTTCCCTGGTGGTGGTACTCATTTCAAACATGGTGCTTCAGAATACATACAGAG GTTGGGAGATATGGTGACTAATGAAACAGGTGACTTGCGTTCAGCTGGAGTGGTGCAAGTTCTTGATGTTGGGTGTGGAGTTGCAAGCTTTGCGGCTTATCTACTTCCTTTAGGTATACAGACAATGTCCTTTGCTCCTAACGATGCTCATGAAAACCAGATTCAGTTTTCATTGGAGAGAGGCATTGGCGCAATGATCTCTGCTGTTGCCACCAAGCAACTGCCGTATCCTTCAGCTTCCTTTGAGATGGTTCATTGCTCGAGATGTCGTGTTGATTGGCATGCAAAcg ATGGGATCTTACTTAAAGAAGTTCATAGGCTTCTTAGACCCAATGGCTACTTTGTGTATACGTCGCCACCAGCTTATAGAAAAGATAAAGAGTATCCTGTGATTTGGGATAAGTTGGTTAATCTAGCTAACTCGATGTGCTGGAAGCTTGTGTCCCGGAAGGTACAAACTGCTATATGGGTTAAAGAAGAGAACGTGGAGTGCCTTAAGAAGAACGCAGAGGTGAAGCTCATAAGTTTATGTGATGTGGAAGATGTTTTGAAACCTTCCTGGCAGGTTCCTCTTAGAGATTGTGTGCAAATTAGTGGACATACAGAAAAGAGACCCTCTTCTTTAGCTGAACGTCTCTCCAAGTATCCAGAAACTCTGAGAAACATAG GTATCAGCGAAGACGAATATACATCAGACACTGTCTTCTGGAGAGAACAAGTTAAACATTACTGGCGGTTTATGAATGTAAATGAGACCGAAGTGCGGAATGTGATGGACATGAACGCATTCATTGGTGGATTTGCCGCGGCCATGAACTCGTACCCTGTTTGGGTGATGAACATAGTACCTGCTACCATGAATGAAACATTGTCTGGAGTTTTCGAGAGGGGCTTAACTGGTGCTTTCCATGATTG GTGTGAGCCGTTCTCAACGTATCCGCGTACTTATGATTTGCTGCATGCCAATCATGTCATCTCTCACTACCAAAGCCGTGGAGATGGTTGTTTGCTAGAGGATATCATGCTTGAGATGGACCGGATGATTCGCCCTCAG GGATTCATCATTATAAGGGACGAGGAACCGGTAACCTCAAGGATCCGAGACTTGGCTCCTAACTACCTCTGGGAAGTGAAAACTCATCAGCTGGAAAACAAACTCAACAAGACAGAAACTGTTCTGTTTTGCAGGAAGAGATTCTGGGCAATCATCTGA